In Spinacia oleracea cultivar Varoflay chromosome 5, BTI_SOV_V1, whole genome shotgun sequence, a single window of DNA contains:
- the LOC110795310 gene encoding 60S ribosomal protein L6, mitochondrial-like: MEAKFFRVLKLIGSGYKARAEAEGRVLLLKVGYPYEIELQVPPAVRVFCFKPDIICCAGIDKQRTHQFAAAVRRIRPHTAYKTRELRGMKYKDEEFNLKPVKEKSKS, from the coding sequence ATGGAAGCAAAGTTTTTCCGAGTACTGAAGCTAATAGGATCAGGTTATAAAGCAAGAGCTGAAGCAGAAGGTAGAGTATTGTTGTTAAAAGTTGGATACCCTTATGAAattgagttgcaagttccaccaGCTGTACGAGTATTCTGCTTTAAACCAGACATAATATGCTGTGCTGGGATTGATAAACAACGTACTCATCAGTTTGCTGCTGCTGTTCGTAGAATCAGACCACATACTGCCTACAAAACTAGAGAACTCAGAGGCATGAAATACAAAGATGAAGAATTTAACTTGAAGCCTGTCAAGGAAAAATCTAAATCTTAA